The sequence ctgctcccaccccaccgcacacagcagtgctgagccccaCGCTCAGACTCAGTGTTGTTTTGTAACCTCCTTCCTGTGCCTCATTCCTTGTTGGGATGAGCTCCAGAAGGGCCAGTCTGAGGGTTTTGTGCTAAAAGTggcttaaatatatatatatatatatatatatatcttttccAAAAGGAAACACTTAAACAGTCTTGAGATCTTCATTCTTTCCTTGAACAATTGCTAACTGCCTTCTCCCCACCTCTGCAGGCAGTTCCAGCACATCCCCATCACACCTCCAGCCTCCCACTCCAACCCGCACCACTCAGCCTGAGCCAACCCCACACCCACACGGGGCAGCCGAGGCAATCCCCCCTGTAGCCCCATACCCTGCAGCACCCATGGCCGAGGAGGGGCTCTTATTGCGCGGCCATCCAGATACAGTCGGTCCTCTGGTGAGGAGGCACGCACCCTGCTTGCCTGCAAAAGTTAAGCAAGGGATCTTCTTCTTTTAATGTCAAGGCtttccagcagagcactgcttgGAGGACCTGATGCAAACTGAcctttattttttgaagaaagcGTTCAATCTGTGCACAAAACGCAGCAGTGAAGCGCTCCTCACATGGGGTGAGCGCTCACACAGCTCCGCCACTGCAGAGAAGGCCTTTCTGAGATGGCAGTCAACAGCCAATGGAAAATTCCATTGCCCTGCAATAAGGAGCTGCCAGGGGCAGGCAATGCCCCCAGGGAGCCCAAGACCCCAGTGTGGGGCTGTCCCTGCAGGCGCACCCCGACCCACAATGCGGGCAGCTCCTGGGTGTGAGCACaagctgtcagcactgctgccgGGGAGTGTGAAAGTGGACTAACCATCCACCAAATATCACAATCAAAACCCCACGCAAACACAAGGTGTGAGTGGACTCAGGAATCACTCCCCCTGCCCTGACAGCACCACAACGGGCAGCGCAAAGCAGAAACCACTGAGCACAGTGCAGGGtcagctccctgcaggcagagctgtgctcagccctgggctgctgccCCTTCCCCGTGTCACTGTGGGAGCACACAGCCGCAGGAAGCAGTCACATTTACCCCAGTGCATGGGATGCTGAACATCACTGCTGCGTCCACCGCCAGAAGGAGATTTTAAATCTGCCAAAAACGCGCTGGCTGTTGGCCAGGAGATGGGGTCAACATGACCCATGTGTGCTacaggcagaggagcagccGACTGCATATGGGACCAGCAGGAGCTCCCAGATCGCTCCCGAGGAGTGAATGAAACTGGTGCCAGGGACAGGGACCAGCCACCGTGCCCCTCACCACATGCCCATCACCACGTGCCCGTGTGCCCACACTCTGGGCTTTGAGTGACCTCAGGCTGGAGCCACAGCAGTTTGTTGCACATTCCTGGCTGCTCATCTCAACCCAAAGGTCATCGCATAACGTGTACAGGACATTTATACGTGCACGGAGCAGTATCATCTATCTAAACAATATTGGTATATAAAATGAACCTCAGGCAGACACAATGGGTGTGTACGAATGCGTGCGTGCACATCTCTCTctccttatatatatatataaagaaattacATCTGAAAGGACAAAGTTGCCTGAGACTCACAACCctacaaaatatatttcaccCCTGGcccatatttttcttcctgaagagcCGCTGCAAATCTTCCCTCAGCCCTGACACATCTCATCTAGACTCAGTTAAAGTTCGTATTTATGGGCGTCAGCGCTGACCTCTTCCACCTCCGCCCGCGTGGCCTCGCACCGCTGCTCTGTGGCCGGCCCTCGATAAACAGAGggcccccaaatccccctctGCCGCGCGGCATTATTAGTCTTGCCTCCGAAGGCCAGCGCAGTCCGTAATTCTCCCCCTGGTGACACAAGATGAACGCGGCGACATCAGTCTCGCGGCGGATTGGCATGGGGACCCTCGTTTGTCAGTGGCAGACTGACAGAATTACTGGCCCTTAAATGAAACGATATATCTGGGAAGTTAAATCTGTTTTCAATCTGGCTGCCCTGCACCGGCGGGCGGACGTGGCGTGCGAGCTGATGTCAAGAGGCCGCTTGCCCCTCTCCCCCCGCGTCCTTCCCAGGGCACAGACAGAGGCGTctccccagcacccccagccgCGGCCATCCCCTGGAGGTGGTGGCAAAGGGTCTGCTCTGCATCATCCCATTGTCAGCAGGAATGGAAATGGGAATGGGAGCAGGAATGGGATCTGCTGGCTGAGGGGTACCCGCAGCAGGCTGGTGCAATGCTGGTGCAATACCAGTGCAATGCCAATGTGATGCTCAGTGCAGTGCCTGGTGAAATGCCAATGCTTTGCCTGACCCCTCAAAGCCTCTAGCTGCCCTTCCCTggctggtgcagcagcagccaccttCATGTGGCCATTTCCAGGGGTGGGGGGTCCACAGTGTCCCTGCCCTGAGGAGCCCTGACTTTGCCATGGGGATTGCCTGTGTTACAGCCATCGatccctgcagctgtgcttttacACTGTGCTCACAGGCTTTAGGGTGAAGCCATAAAGTCAGCACTAGCAGGAGTTCATTTACCACCCTGCCATGCCCTGATGCATTGTGCAGGGAAGGGAGCAGCCATGTGGCTGTGGAGCTGCCCTGTGCCCAGGTAAGAGCTCTGTCCCTCCTGCCTGGAGCCCTCAGAGGTGGATTCACACAGAAACAGCCCATTCTCCTGATACAGTTGGAAAGACAATAGCATTACAAGGCTACATGGCCGTGCAGCTGAGATCCGCATTTACATTGTTTATAATATCTCCTGCAAAACAACAGCCACCCTGTTCCCAAAATCCAGGCTGGACACTGATATTATTGAAAAGAGCCTGACCCAGCCCCACTGAGTGCCTTCCGGACACTGTTCTGTGCAGCTGGGGGCTATTTTGGGCACGAGGACTACCCTGTGGCCCCTGCATGAGGCCTggtcccacagcagcaggatgggtCAGTATGGGGCAGCGCAGGGAGGGCACAACATTTCCTTGCCTGTGGCTCAGCTCTCTTTGGCTGCTTTGCAAAATGTATCTCCCGGTTTTGCCCATTTGGGATCTTTGGTCAGCTATGAATGGAAatggctgagcacagctgggctgccccagccctgctccccccccccactgctGGCCCCAGTTATTGTGGGGCTAGGAGGTGTAAGGGtcctcaccccatccctgctggctgctgtcgGGCACCTGCCTGACAGCATCGATTTTCCTCCCAAAGACAGAGAGAATTGTTTCAACCATAATTCCTCAACGTTAGGTTTTTCAATTATATCTTCAGCTTGACACCACGCTCACTCTGCCTGCGATTGCCTCCACACCCCCACTGCAGTGATGGATCAGACACACGAGCTCCATGTTGCCAGCTGGGACCATCCTGGTGCTCAGCCAGAACCCCCTGCTCCGCTCCATGTTGGcacactgcagcccccaccTGGCTAATATtggccccccagcccccatcaCCCAGCCCTACCTCCAGCTCCTTGAAGAAGATGCAGCTCCGTGCCCACTCCACAATGGAAAATAGCGTCTGGTCGGCCATCTTGCACATGAGGCCGAAGGTGCTGAGCTTCTCATGCCGGCCcttgccctgctcctgctgcaggcaggccAGGATGCGCGCCTTCACCTGTGCCTCATcaggctccagctgcagcagcttcaggaTGACCTCGGGTATGTCAGGTGGGGAACTGCTGGGGTAGGTCTCTGGGTATGCATAGGCTGGCACGGCCTCATGCGCAGCGCTGTAGTGGTCGGGGTACTCAGACTTGATGGCGCGGTTTGGGAAGGAGGAGTAGTGGTAGCCAGCGAGAGGCGTGTGGCCGGGCACAGTCATGGCCAGGGAGGGGGTCCCGTAGGGGCCGCGCTCATAGTCAGCAGGCGTCAGGGCAGCGGGGTTGGGCGGCAGAGTCTTGGCCATAGCGTGGATGCTGTGGATGGTGGAGGACAGCCCATAGTCGTTCTGCACAGGTGACACGATCTGCGGCACTGCCTCCAGCTTGAAGCCGTTGGCGCGGATCAGcgctttcttctgctgctttaagGCACGGTCCCGTTTGTACATGGGCCCAAACTTGTTCCTCCCCCCACGCATCCGATCCGCACGCACGGCTGTGGgcaaaggagcagagctgcGGTGAGAAGAGCAGGACCAGGGTGTGGGGGGGATGGGGACCAGTGGGGCTGGGGACGGTGGGACCCCTTCCCAGAGAGCTGTGTGTTGGGCTGAGCAGCACCTCAGCAGCTCCGGGCACGGTGAGGGAGAAAGACATACTTGGGTGTATGGAACGCACCGAGGTAAAGCACGCGGAGCAGAGTCCCGGGAGCTGGGGCAGATTAAGCTGCCTGAcgctgctttcattttcacagccCCCGGGCCTGGACCAGCCCTAGGATTTCATTCAGGACAGCACAGagtgtgctgccttctgcaaCGCAAATCCCCTCCCAGCTTCCAGAGCACTCTCCGTGCTGCTCCGTTCCCCACCGCCCTGCTCGCTGTGGCGGCGCGGCAGAGGCCGCTCCGAGCCTCGAGTTAAACCCAAGAATGTGTCACCCGAGCAGGtgcttctctgcagcacaaGCTTGGCCCCGGCATGGCGGCCGCCGGCCCACCCGCACAGCCCCGGCAGCAGAGAGGGGAGCGAGCCAGCAGCGCGCGGCCCCGCGTGGAAGGGAGCAGCCCCTGGGCGGGTTCGCAACCCACGAGATCGGGCTTCTCTGTTCTGTGCCCCCCTCCTCCCTCGGCCTCCCTTTGCCCCGTGGGTGCTGCGAG is a genomic window of Coturnix japonica isolate 7356 chromosome 17, Coturnix japonica 2.1, whole genome shotgun sequence containing:
- the NR5A1 gene encoding steroidogenic factor 1 isoform X2, giving the protein MRGGRNKFGPMYKRDRALKQQKKALIRANGFKLEAVPQIVSPVQNDYGLSSTIHSIHAMAKTLPPNPAALTPADYERGPYGTPSLAMTVPGHTPLAGYHYSSFPNRAIKSEYPDHYSAAHEAVPAYAYPETYPSSSPPDIPEVILKLLQLEPDEAQVKARILACLQQEQGKGRHEKLSTFGLMCKMADQTLFSIVEWARSCIFFKELEVGDQMKLLQNCWSELLVFDHVYRQLQHGKEHSVLLVTGQEVDLSAVAVQAGSILHSLVLQAQELVLHLHSLQVDRQEFVCLKFLILFSLDVKYLENHTLAKDAQEKANAALLEYTVCHYPHCTDKFRQLLLRLTEVRALSMQAEEYLYHKHLSGEVPCNNLLIEMLHAKRT